The DNA region GCGTCGACATCTCCCTGCTCCAGGAACCGGCGGGCAAGGACTTCCTCTTCCGAGTTCCCTTCCAGCGAGTAGACACCGGGGAGGTCCACGATCTCGATTATCTCGCGCTGAAAACAGGTGTTCCCCCGCTGAAGTTCGACGGTGGTTCCCGGGTAGTTGCTCACCTCAACCCCGAGACCTGTGAGCTGGTTGAAGATCAGGGATTTACCCACATTGGGGTTGCCGATCAGAGCGATCTTCATGGACAGGACTCCACAAATATCGATCGCGCTATCTCGGGGCTGATGGCGATGTCACAGCCTTTCACCCTGACAACAACAGAATTATTCGGGAGTTTTCGGCGGATCTCCACAATCTCGCCGGGGAAGAGGCCGAGGTCAAGCAGTCTCCGGTGCCCGCCGGGGCCGCGCATAAGCGCAACCCTGGCGATATCGCCTTCGTTGCAGTCGAGCAGCGTGACGGTCTCCTGACCGCGCCGCCTCCTCATCCGTCCTGGCATGGTTGCGGTGCCGCTCATGTAGGAGGAGAGCCGCTCGATGGTATCATCGGATATACCGTGCTCAAGGGTGCAGGCTTCCCTGCTTGCGGAGTTTGTATCGATCCCGAGCATCTCTGTCAGGAAACACTGGAGGACGGTGTGTTTCCGGGCAACCTTCGAGGCCAGCGCCGCACCTCTCTCTGTCAGCCGGACGGCATCGCCCACCTGCTCCAGGTAGCCTTCCCTGGCCAGAGCGGCTATGGTCGATGAGGCGGTCTCCTTCCCGATCTTTAGGGCTGCCGCAATCTCTTCCACCGTCGGCGGCCGCCCGCTCTTCTCCGCGATCTCCAGGATCGCTTCGAGGTAATCCTCTACCATGGAAGGGAGCATGTTAACATCTCTTTCGTTTCAAGAAGTTTATGGATTTGGGTGGTGTCAACGGGCTCCTGGGTGTATTCTCGCCAGAACCTGTGATTGCATCCACTTTGACCGGCACACCACAGATCTCGAGGCTATTTATATCTGGCGCGCGAAGAAGAAAGGAGTGAAACTGGCTGCAGAGACCGATGCTCATGGGAGCGAGGAGTTTTTTAAGGTGCGCTGCGGTGTTACAGGGGCGCGCGGCTGGTGGTGCGCCAGGGCTGACGTTTACAGCACACCCGCATCCTGGGGGTGGGCATCATGATCTACCGGCTCTACGAGAAGATCCTCCTTCGCAACCTCAGCACCCTCCCTGAGCATATCTGTTTCATGATCAGCGAGAAGGATATGCTCGATGCCCCCGACAACCTCTACCGTACCGTTGAGTGGTGCCGGGAACTGGGGATCAGGAGCGTGACGTTCCATATCAGCACCACCGACCCGGCCAGGCTGGAACACTGCCTGCCGCAGATCCGCAGGGTCTCCTCGATCGCACACCTGAGGCTGCACTACCGGGAGGGAACTGAGGTTGGGGGGGAGGGCATGGACGTGGCGGTGGCGATCGGGAAGAGCGGACGTGAGGAGATCGCGGCCTGTATCCGGCAGATGGCCAAAGAGGGGGTGGAGCCAGACTCTGTCGATGAAGA from Methanoculleus receptaculi includes:
- a CDS encoding undecaprenyl diphosphate synthase family protein — encoded protein: MIYRLYEKILLRNLSTLPEHICFMISEKDMLDAPDNLYRTVEWCRELGIRSVTFHISTTDPARLEHCLPQIRRVSSIAHLRLHYREGTEVGGEGMDVAVAIGKSGREEIAACIRQMAKEGVEPDSVDEELLESYLTFRYEPDLVIKTGGDHLTDFLIWQSVYSELFFLDVNWALLRKVDFLRALRDFQSRVRRFGR
- a CDS encoding metal-dependent transcriptional regulator — encoded protein: MLPSMVEDYLEAILEIAEKSGRPPTVEEIAAALKIGKETASSTIAALAREGYLEQVGDAVRLTERGAALASKVARKHTVLQCFLTEMLGIDTNSASREACTLEHGISDDTIERLSSYMSGTATMPGRMRRRRGQETVTLLDCNEGDIARVALMRGPGGHRRLLDLGLFPGEIVEIRRKLPNNSVVVRVKGCDIAISPEIARSIFVESCP